The following coding sequences are from one Halobaculum magnesiiphilum window:
- a CDS encoding APC family permease, with translation MSDSLGLKEGVSMALGGMIGGGIYAVLGVVAGITMSAIWFAFLVAGVVAMCAGYSYNKLNSLTDNQGGSVTFVQCYLGNSTVAGIVGWTLLFGYIGSMAMYAFAFGEFTAAFGVVPTSIIANVPIRPLISVMAVAGFVGLNLLGAQTTGTTENVLVALKVGILVVFGLLGLVYAFGFSGAPFEYGVSHLGGFGPIMAAAISFVAFQGWQLLYYDQESIENPVDTIRKAVYVSIPVAVAIYILVGMVTVNLVPQALESHSHVALKDAASMMMQPYGLAHVGAVVLALSALFSTGSAINATLFSSAHFAKGMLSDDLLPDQIGNSGTDGIPERTVLVLGSLTAAFAWYGSLGAITSFASLSFILVFGSMSYLAFRQRDHDEVNAVIPAVGTVGALAFFPLMLYNLYTREPNTFYMVLGIAAVVLAVELLYFERDLIEEEVTQFEPDVGTVSEGD, from the coding sequence GACTGAAAGAAGGCGTCTCGATGGCGCTCGGCGGCATGATCGGGGGCGGCATCTACGCCGTCCTCGGCGTGGTAGCAGGAATAACTATGTCCGCCATCTGGTTCGCGTTTCTGGTCGCCGGTGTCGTCGCGATGTGTGCGGGCTACTCGTACAACAAGCTCAACAGCCTCACGGACAATCAGGGAGGCTCTGTGACGTTCGTCCAGTGTTATCTCGGCAATTCCACGGTCGCCGGAATCGTCGGCTGGACGCTTCTCTTCGGCTATATCGGATCGATGGCGATGTACGCCTTCGCGTTCGGAGAGTTCACGGCCGCGTTCGGCGTGGTCCCGACGAGCATTATTGCGAATGTCCCGATCCGGCCGCTCATCTCGGTAATGGCGGTGGCTGGATTCGTCGGCCTGAATTTGCTCGGGGCGCAAACCACCGGCACGACAGAGAACGTTCTCGTCGCGCTGAAGGTCGGCATCCTCGTCGTGTTCGGTCTCCTGGGGTTGGTGTATGCATTCGGCTTCAGCGGTGCCCCGTTCGAGTACGGCGTCAGCCATCTCGGCGGATTCGGTCCGATTATGGCGGCTGCTATCTCCTTCGTCGCGTTCCAAGGGTGGCAGCTCCTGTACTACGATCAGGAAAGCATCGAGAATCCTGTCGACACCATCCGGAAGGCAGTGTACGTCTCCATCCCAGTCGCCGTCGCCATCTACATTTTGGTAGGGATGGTGACGGTGAACCTCGTGCCGCAAGCCCTCGAGTCTCATTCACACGTCGCCTTGAAGGACGCCGCTTCGATGATGATGCAGCCCTACGGGCTGGCGCACGTCGGTGCGGTCGTCCTCGCGTTGTCTGCGTTGTTCTCGACGGGGAGTGCGATAAACGCAACCCTGTTCTCCTCGGCGCACTTCGCCAAGGGGATGCTCAGTGATGATCTGCTCCCTGATCAGATCGGGAATTCAGGCACCGACGGTATCCCCGAACGGACGGTTCTAGTCCTCGGTTCCCTCACCGCGGCGTTCGCATGGTACGGGAGCCTCGGCGCTATTACCTCGTTCGCATCGCTGTCGTTCATACTCGTGTTTGGGTCGATGAGCTACCTTGCGTTCCGCCAGCGTGACCACGATGAAGTCAACGCCGTCATCCCGGCGGTCGGGACTGTCGGCGCGCTGGCGTTCTTCCCGCTCATGCTGTACAACCTCTACACTCGCGAACCGAATACGTTCTATATGGTGCTCGGTATCGCGGCCGTCGTGCTCGCTGTCGAACTCCTCTACTT